DNA sequence from the Candidatus Saccharimonadales bacterium genome:
TACAGAACATGGCGAGCTAGTACATGCCTTGAGGTCTGTCGAACCAACCTTAAGATCAAGCTTGGTGATTACATTTGAACCGTCAGATGCCTTAGCACTTACCGTTATTGTTCCATTTACTTTAGAGCCTTGAGCCGGGGAGGTTATGGAGACCGTCGGCGTGACCTGGCCCGCTATATGACCAAGGATCGGTTTCCCATACGGGTTGGCCGCACCGCTCCAGTTTGCCAGAAGACCCCATTTTCCTGCATCTCCATGAGAAATCCCAGGTTGGCAGGTGCCAACCACCCAGACCCAAGCTGTGTACGAGACATCGTGCTGGTCGGCCCAGTTCATATATTGGTTGACGTAATTGGATCCGCAGTTGTCCTGACCAAATTCTGTCGTCAGTACCGGGTTAGACTTCGCCACGCCGGCGATGATGGTATCCCAGCAGGTAGTATCATGCACGTCACCCGGACCTTCACATCTCCACCCCATATAGTTGTGGAAGCTCGCCGCTAACTGATTAGCGGGGTCGGTCGGCTTGTGGGCAAGCCACTGCGTGAGGTCATTAGACCAATACAGACCGCCGAGCGAGACAATGTTGTTAGCATGCTCCCCACGTACGACGTTAACTAGCTGCTGCATACCGGCCGTCGCCCAGCTCATCTTGATGACCCTCCCCTTCCTGACAGTCAGGTATTGGTTCGCGGTACAACCGTTCAGCCAGCAGTTCCAGGCATCCGAAGCGGTCTTGGTGTTGGTGTTAGAGCTGTCAATATGCGGCTCGTTATACAGTTCGAAGATAACAGCCGGGTTACTCTTGAAGGTGTCAGCCATCAGCTTCCAGTAGGCTGGAGCATGATCCTCGTCCGCCATAACCTGCTGTGCTTGTGATAAGTACTTGTTACCCGGCGCATTGACATGCATGTCGATAACGACGTAGATACCGTGCTTCGTGAGCAGATTGACGTACTGAGTGACTGCCGTGCGCAAAGCCTGGCCATACAGGGCGCCTTTGGGCATAAGCTTTGTGTTGATTCCAAGCCAGCAGTCTTCGTTTTCAGTCAATCGGACGGCGTTGATGTGATACTTGGTCATAGCCACAACCGAAGCCTCATTCGTCGGACCATCAAAAGAAGTGCCTTTCAAACAGCCACCGATCCTGTCGACACCAGTCAGGTGGACCACCTGGCCCTGTCCATTAACAAGTTTGTTGCCAGATATGCTGATCGACAATCCTTGGCTTGAATCCGTCGTCTCGCTGAGTGACTTTGAGGTTGTGGAGACGTTACCGGCAGGATCCGTGGCAGTTACAGTGTAGCTGTAACTCGTATTCGGGCTCAAACCGGTGTCCGTGTAGGACGTCGAACCGGTTACATGACCGACTTTAGTGTCCCCGCGATAGATCGTGTACGTTAACTTGGAGCTGGGGTACGAAGATGATTTGGAAGCGCTCCAGGTCAACTTGATACTATTCGATGTCTGAGTCGGTGAGGCCAGATTTGCAGGGGTGCTGGGAGGCGTCTGGTGCCCTCCTGAGTGACTCATTACCGCATCAACAAGTTGATTGAAAGCCTGCTGCTTCTGATTGTCCTGCTTTCCGTTAATATCGTAATTCGTCAGGCAGGCGTCTCCAGAGTTATTACCCGTATCGGCGAAGACGAGGTACATCTTCAGCTTCGGATAGGTGTTGTTGGTAACGGCCGTAGCCCCGTCCTTGTAATACTGCGTGGCGTTTGAGGCATTATTGTTCTTACAGGTGCCAAATTCGCCGATTCCCCATGATTTAGTGGCAATGCCCCTGCCTGCGGCAGCTACTGTCGCGTTCTTGCTGGCTGGAAGACTTTGAAGGTAATTGTAGACCTGGCCAAGTGTGTCGCCCCAGGTGCTTATTGACTTGTTCCAATCATGATCGTAGGTGTCATAGATAACCCAGTCGACATACTGGCTACCCGGCCAGTTTAGAGGCATCAGACATTGGTTGGGCCCGTATGAGGCGTAGTTAAGAGTCCAGACCACATTATGTACACCAGCGGCCTGGAATGTTTTGTAGATATTTTGCCAAGCCGCGATGAACTGGGCCGGGGTGCCTCGCGACTTGCTATTGTTAACCTTACAGCCTGACACGTTCGCAGTAGAGTGATCGTTCATTTCATGCCAAGGGCTGAAGAATACTTTTACGTTGGGGTCCTGTTTTTGCAGCGTAAGGAAGTTTTGGGCCGCTTTGGCGATTTGGTCGTTAATGTACTTCGTCCCGCCGTCGGCCAGTGATTCGCCGTCCGCGTATTTGTTAGCCACGTCCCAGTTAATATCAACCGTTACGCCGCTCTTAATAAAGGAGAGCTCACTGCTCGTAAGCGGGACGCCGTCTTTAGAGCCGGGACTAGTATCCGAGGCAGGGGCCGTTATGTAGTCCCTGTAGACATCAAACTTGTGATTCGAGATAGATTCTAGGTAATCAAACTGAACCGTCGGATTGCTTTTCGGCCCACCAGGTGCGCTTGGATTACCATGAGCCGCTGCTCCAAATAGAGGACGACACGGGTTGACGAGAATCGCGTTTAGCGTACAGTTGGCCGTTCCATTATTGAGAGTGACATTGATAGATGTCGTCTTGGAACTGCCCTTCGTCGAGACGACAGCGGCGAGTGTGTAATCACCGTTCGATAGTTTCGACGTGTTCCAACTCGTAGAGCATTTTGTTGCATTACTACACGTCTTAAGAGTGCTGCTGTCCTCTTTCAAGGCAAGGTTTGCGCCTGTAGTGGTGGTCGTGGCGCTCACCGGCACGTTGCCGCTGACAGTCGCGCCGTCCTTAGGAGCCGTGAACTGCGTCGGTGAACTACCACCATACACTTGTTGGAGCAGATAGACACCGAGTTGAGGATTCGGATTGCCGCATTGCGGGCAGTATTTGCCTTTGCCGGATACATTCAGCCAGTAACCGTCGGCCAGATGTGTTCCGTCCGAGAATGTCTTGACCGAGTTATAGGCGGCGAGCATCTGTTGGTCGGTCACCTTCTGGCCACCTGGGCCAGTACTCAAACCTATATATATCTTAACGTTTGGATTAGCTGCCAAGGCCAGTTTGGCGGCAGCGGCCGAAAAGGTACTGAAGTTGGAGGTATTGGTCTCTATGCCCTGTGCTTGGATATCGATAGCGTAGGCATATTTGGCGGCGTCACCAGGAATGTTGCGGGCCAGATACGTGGCATCCTCACTGTTGCCGACAAGCGTACCGGTTGCATACACCAGGTCCCGGCCAGGAGTTGCAATGTACTCCATGCTATGCGCTTTGGCCATCTGGCCAACGAGCTGTTCGTAGTAGGCTGGGTTCTTCTGCTCGTTCGAAGGGGTAAATGGCCACTTCTCGTTGTCATAAATCAACGCCTTGTACTTACCCGGTAGGGCTCCGCTCTTGAAAGCGGCAGCGATGGCCGCTTCGCTCTTATAGTCGACGGTCGGGACGCCGATCAACGTACCGCTGCCGAAAGTATAGCTGTTCTTCGTATTAAAGGCGGTGTTGATCAGACTCTTACTGGCACCGACTTTCTCCATGTTGGTGATAGCGCTTGTCGTAACCATCCAGCCTATTCCTTTTGAAGGAGGTGGTGGGGTTTTGTTGGCGACAGTGATATTTATCATGCTCGAAGCTCCGACTCCTCCCGAGGTATTGACTGCCGTCGCTTGAAGCGAGTGGCCCCCGTTCGACAGAGTCGTGGTGTCAAGGCTGTAGGTATAGGGATTCGTCTTAAGCGTCGCGACGGCCTTGCCGTCTACCAGAACCTGGACTGAGGCGATCGGGGCATTGTCGGTTGCGTTAACAGAGACCTTAACCTTGCCCTTGAGCGTACTACCTGCAGCCGGTGCGGCAAGTGAGACGACCGGATCGCTTGGACCCGGGTTCGAGCCAGTAAAGATGTTGTCGTCAGCGAATTGGTTGAAGGCGGCTAACTTGGTGGCATCGTAACTACCGTTCGGCAGGTGATCGACAAGACATCCTGGGCCAGCCCCATTGCCGGTGTCGTCATAGACCATGTACATCTTAATGCGTGGGTAGGTGTTGTTATCGAGTGCCGTCTTGATGCTTGAGAAGTAGCCCTGTAGTTGCTGGTCACTTGATGATCTACAGTCACCAAACTCGGCGGATCCCCATGGCTTGGAGACAAAATCAATATTTTCACCATTAACGTTCATCCCGTTATCGGCCTGGAGTACATCGTAGATGCGGCCGACTGTCCCGCCCCATGTCTGGTCCCCACCGGCGTATGAATCAAAGGCAACCCAGTCAACAAGGTTGTTGCCAGGCCACATATAGGGGATGAGACAGTCCCAGTTCTTATAGCCCATGTAGTCCATAACCCAGACAACATTGGTGACTCCTTCCTGATGGAAGATATTCTCAACGTTCTGCCACATGGCCCGGTACTGGTCCGGTGTGCCGGAGTTGCCCTTCAGTCCTGTAAAGCTTGAACTACTCTTGCAGGCTTGTTGCTGGGCAGCGTTATCAAAGGCCGAAACATTGTTTTCGGGTTCATGAAAGACAGTCAGAAAGACTTTAATGCCCGGGTTGCTCTTCTGAAGAGCCAGGAAGTTATCGGCCGCCTGCTTAATCTGGGCGTTTACGGCTGCGTTACTGCCACCTGCGGAGGCCCAATTGTCCGATGGCTTCCAGTTGATGTAATCGTAGGTATTCGATCTGGTTGCGAAATGTAGCTCGTCGCTATTAAGCGGTAGATCCCCGGCCGGATGGTAGTCGTGAAAGATATCGAGCGGGTGACCAACTAACTTCTCGAGGTAGTTAAACTGGGATATTCGATCGGCAGCCGGTGCATTCGGATCGCCAGATACGGCTGCCCCGATCCAAGGGCGACAAGAGTTAACCAAGTTCGAGCTGACAGTGCAAGTAGTCGCGCGGGAGACCAGCAGCAGCGTGATACCGATACCGCCAAAGAGAATTACGAAGACGAGAGCAGAGACTATGGCGTGGTTGCGACTGCGAACTCCAATTTTGGCGAGATACTGTTTTGCCATGCTCTTCTTTGTTTTTTTCATTTTACCCTGCTTAATCTGCCTCGAGCGTAAGCACGTTTACTGCGAGTCTAACATACCTCTTATTAATATGGCAATGTTATCTGGCAACCAAATTCACCCTCTAGACCGACATATCATACATGTTATACTGGACGTAATACTGCATAGTGCAAGGAAAGAATAGCTATCTATGAAGGACAAGATTGCCCGTCATTGGTTTATACTAGTGCTCTTAGCGTTGGCTCAGTTCATGGTTGTTCTCGATGTCTCCATCGTCAATGTCATGCTGCCGACCGTACAGAAGGCCTTTCATTTATCTAACCCGACCCTACAGTGGATCATCACTGCTTACACGTTGGCTTTCGGTGGTTTTCTACTACTTGGCGGTCGTGCCGCTGACCTTTTCGGACGTCGGCGTATCTTTCTCCTTGGCGTAGCCATCTTCTCACTTGCCTCTCTGGCCGACGGGCTCTCTCAGAATGGTGGTCAGCTGATCGTCCTGAGAGCCGTTCAGGGCTTGGCCGGCGCCTTAATGTCCCCAGCCGCTCTTTCGATAGTGCTCGTTACCTACAAAGAAGGGGCTGAGCGCAATAAAGCCTTAGCAGTCTGGGGAGCAGTTGCCTCGGGTGGTGCGGCTGTCGGTGTCCTGCTCGGAGGGATTATCACCCAATACCTAACCTGGCGCTGGAACTTCTTCATCAACGTGCCAATTGGTATCTTTGTCTTCATAGCGGCTCGTGCATTTGTGGACAGACATGCCTCAGAAGAGACACACCGCGATCTAGATCTGCCAGGCGCCATCTTTGTGACCAGCGGCCTGATGATGTTGGTCTACGCTCTAACGAAGACCCCAACCTATGGCTGGCTCGATCATCGGACGCTTGGCTTCTTTGGGGTCAGCGTCGCCCTACTCATAGCCTTCGTCGTTAACGAGCTGATAGCCAAGCATCCCTTGGTCGACTTCAAGATCTTTAAGATCCGAAACGTCTCGGGTGCTAATGTCGCCCAGATGAGTATCGCTGCCGGGCTCTTCTCTATCTTCTTCGTCAGCACACTATACCTCCAAGAGATCCTCGGCTACACACCGGTCCGGACCGGTTTTGCGTTCCTGCCCGTACCCTTCATTATTGCCATCGCGGCCA
Encoded proteins:
- a CDS encoding Ig-like domain-containing protein; this encodes MKKTKKSMAKQYLAKIGVRSRNHAIVSALVFVILFGGIGITLLLVSRATTCTVSSNLVNSCRPWIGAAVSGDPNAPAADRISQFNYLEKLVGHPLDIFHDYHPAGDLPLNSDELHFATRSNTYDYINWKPSDNWASAGGSNAAVNAQIKQAADNFLALQKSNPGIKVFLTVFHEPENNVSAFDNAAQQQACKSSSSFTGLKGNSGTPDQYRAMWQNVENIFHQEGVTNVVWVMDYMGYKNWDCLIPYMWPGNNLVDWVAFDSYAGGDQTWGGTVGRIYDVLQADNGMNVNGENIDFVSKPWGSAEFGDCRSSSDQQLQGYFSSIKTALDNNTYPRIKMYMVYDDTGNGAGPGCLVDHLPNGSYDATKLAAFNQFADDNIFTGSNPGPSDPVVSLAAPAAGSTLKGKVKVSVNATDNAPIASVQVLVDGKAVATLKTNPYTYSLDTTTLSNGGHSLQATAVNTSGGVGASSMINITVANKTPPPPSKGIGWMVTTSAITNMEKVGASKSLINTAFNTKNSYTFGSGTLIGVPTVDYKSEAAIAAAFKSGALPGKYKALIYDNEKWPFTPSNEQKNPAYYEQLVGQMAKAHSMEYIATPGRDLVYATGTLVGNSEDATYLARNIPGDAAKYAYAIDIQAQGIETNTSNFSTFSAAAAKLALAANPNVKIYIGLSTGPGGQKVTDQQMLAAYNSVKTFSDGTHLADGYWLNVSGKGKYCPQCGNPNPQLGVYLLQQVYGGSSPTQFTAPKDGATVSGNVPVSATTTTTGANLALKEDSSTLKTCSNATKCSTSWNTSKLSNGDYTLAAVVSTKGSSKTTSINVTLNNGTANCTLNAILVNPCRPLFGAAAHGNPSAPGGPKSNPTVQFDYLESISNHKFDVYRDYITAPASDTSPGSKDGVPLTSSELSFIKSGVTVDINWDVANKYADGESLADGGTKYINDQIAKAAQNFLTLQKQDPNVKVFFSPWHEMNDHSTANVSGCKVNNSKSRGTPAQFIAAWQNIYKTFQAAGVHNVVWTLNYASYGPNQCLMPLNWPGSQYVDWVIYDTYDHDWNKSISTWGDTLGQVYNYLQSLPASKNATVAAAGRGIATKSWGIGEFGTCKNNNASNATQYYKDGATAVTNNTYPKLKMYLVFADTGNNSGDACLTNYDINGKQDNQKQQAFNQLVDAVMSHSGGHQTPPSTPANLASPTQTSNSIKLTWSASKSSSYPSSKLTYTIYRGDTKVGHVTGSTSYTDTGLSPNTSYSYTVTATDPAGNVSTTSKSLSETTDSSQGLSISISGNKLVNGQGQVVHLTGVDRIGGCLKGTSFDGPTNEASVVAMTKYHINAVRLTENEDCWLGINTKLMPKGALYGQALRTAVTQYVNLLTKHGIYVVIDMHVNAPGNKYLSQAQQVMADEDHAPAYWKLMADTFKSNPAVIFELYNEPHIDSSNTNTKTASDAWNCWLNGCTANQYLTVRKGRVIKMSWATAGMQQLVNVVRGEHANNIVSLGGLYWSNDLTQWLAHKPTDPANQLAASFHNYMGWRCEGPGDVHDTTCWDTIIAGVAKSNPVLTTEFGQDNCGSNYVNQYMNWADQHDVSYTAWVWVVGTCQPGISHGDAGKWGLLANWSGAANPYGKPILGHIAGQVTPTVSITSPAQGSKVNGTITVSAKASDGSNVITKLDLKVGSTDLKACTSSPCSVSWDTKSVQNGSHTITATATAGNGSGSTTTGSASVNVKVANGGSNCQPNSILENPCHPVIGAAAKGNPGTPSNPLPKSKWEDRIYQFSYLDGLLGQKLDVVRDYHSVPGSGHGIDTLPLDPNSGLGKIELQFVKQGTTLDLNWAPSSSWKEAESVADGGSQTTNNNIVQAAKDISKVAPHKVFLTLWWEMNEHVSAADASNKGCSKELNTKDGHGSPDQFNAAWQNIYNTFNQTFQQEHVSSNVVWVLDYGGYSGKSCWIPYMYPGNKYVDWVVWDTYSGAGDKTWAQTGQQVYNQLSKDSTPTRDYKSKPWGLGEFGTCNATDDTKIGNYLTTGNQSLMYAIQHGLVPNLHMYLVYADTGNTPGLGCLTDYDGEVKSQTIYDHQKQLDFNQLYSAIVGNSAPFPDVSIASPKPNSSVKGIVPIDVAATETGSTIKSVQVLINGKTATTLNKSPYDYKWDTTKIPDGSYTIEAKATDKSGHVGTSGQESVKVDNTGGSSKGITVSGNQFYLNGQPFTPHGFNSIALLYSKWCAQPQTASAHNSLGTAELDKAKNVWYANTLRFQVSQPILASSNGATYAKQIEADVNTVRQAGFIVDISMQDQHFACGPAMALPGNETENAWKTLINNTNLKQDPDIIFELFNETQNQPVTTPSTKPTIWNWPDWQNGGRQISDSKSPARWGPYTPIGMQDLVNYLRGPLGVNNVLLADGAQYASTLENVPLLKDPAGNNQIAYVIHPYSYAKPSNYDARWGKLSGSHPVIATEWNCYYNKSSNWQAETATFLNYMRTTVHVGILGHAMDTGSFVVNDPLNACGKLFQKDYTDYFAPGSHTPQVTITTPKSGDKVSGVVPVDITATVGTGKISKVQLLIDNKVVDTMTSTPYDYKWDTSSLKSGTYTLLAKAYASASNVGTSPSVSVTVASNAPQPPNGLNSTGQTDTTIGLAWKDSANNPSNIDHFLVYRNGAVVGKPTALTYTDTGLTPQTTYKYSVAAVSTTGQVSGMSNSIQATTSKAHNPQPPTTPKNLAAKAASANQVNLTWDASTASSGGVTGYKLLRDGKSLGTTTKTSFGDGTAKPNTTYSYQVAAYNSAGTSPYSPKVTVTTPPNKPPVQTHGATMLYVPSTDSWSAQYMTIVPSVTSDFDGSPLPGVPPIKEGYRIFFRGRVVAPTTGSYTFYVDTTDLSNISLQIDNKTVVADSNSSAAERSVTLNLSAGSHNFHLQYTHEHTAPWGEVSLLWDGPGISKELVPTASLYPSRYGLRGRYYNNTSISSPAVLYRFAVGGVNYSEASDTSPDPGIVNKTKYSVDWDGFVIIPKDDTYTFYTQTDGGAKLWVNNKQLINDWSNHSSVKQNSGKITLKAGIYPISMEYYHDQGAAAARLLWSSSSTKQQLIPPSSLLENVPNQKITSVGLVQ
- a CDS encoding MFS transporter, which gives rise to MKDKIARHWFILVLLALAQFMVVLDVSIVNVMLPTVQKAFHLSNPTLQWIITAYTLAFGGFLLLGGRAADLFGRRRIFLLGVAIFSLASLADGLSQNGGQLIVLRAVQGLAGALMSPAALSIVLVTYKEGAERNKALAVWGAVASGGAAVGVLLGGIITQYLTWRWNFFINVPIGIFVFIAARAFVDRHASEETHRDLDLPGAIFVTSGLMMLVYALTKTPTYGWLDHRTLGFFGVSVALLIAFVVNELIAKHPLVDFKIFKIRNVSGANVAQMSIAAGLFSIFFVSTLYLQEILGYTPVRTGFAFLPVPFIIAIAATNAPRLIKKVGYRPLLIAGPAFVALGLYMLGHITVGSGYTKHILPGLLVMGFGLGFTFVSMLIAATSGVPRHLAGLASGLNNTAQQVGGSLGLAVVTGIATASATRYLSHLHTRPTAHMITVATVHGYSEGYYTGAAFAVFAILLGIFVIRQQKGETVPEGIPVS